The following proteins are co-located in the Siansivirga zeaxanthinifaciens CC-SAMT-1 genome:
- a CDS encoding NUDIX hydrolase produces the protein MYKVFVGDKPIVLTNVVEEETNFKNYYIGDVKISKVIKKLNTKKIAEVRLIHKNPDKLLKKFLKLLPNVVAGGGKVYNDKNEILFIYRNDKWDLPKGKTEGKETIETTAIREVTEETGVNGLEIIKPLQTTYHIFKRNRRYKIKITYWFEMKSTFKGDLYAQEEEGITKVAWLGPEQVKEAMENSYANIKLLI, from the coding sequence ATGTATAAAGTTTTTGTTGGAGATAAACCTATTGTTTTAACTAATGTTGTAGAGGAGGAAACGAATTTTAAGAACTATTACATAGGCGATGTTAAAATATCGAAGGTTATTAAAAAACTAAATACAAAAAAGATTGCAGAGGTAAGATTAATTCATAAAAACCCTGATAAACTTTTAAAAAAGTTTTTAAAATTATTACCCAATGTCGTTGCTGGTGGTGGTAAAGTTTATAATGATAAGAATGAAATTTTATTTATCTACAGAAACGATAAATGGGATCTGCCCAAAGGTAAAACAGAAGGCAAGGAAACTATTGAAACCACAGCCATTAGGGAAGTTACAGAAGAAACAGGTGTTAATGGCCTGGAAATAATTAAACCCTTGCAAACAACCTACCATATTTTTAAACGAAACAGACGTTATAAAATAAAGATAACCTATTGGTTTGAAATGAAGTCGACTTTTAAAGGCGATTTGTATGCTCAAGAAGAAGAGGGTATTACAAAAGTGGCATGGCTTGGTCCTGAACAAGTTAAAGAGGCTATGGAAAATTCATATGCGAATATTAAACTTTTAATTTAG
- the pyrE gene encoding orotate phosphoribosyltransferase — translation MIFNKHTARKTAEVLLQVNAIKLSPKEPFTWASGWKSPIYCDNRIVLSFPPIRNYIRETMAKQIEKQYGKPDVIAGVATGAIGIGMLVAEYMGLPFIYVRPDAKGHGRKNQIEGFLESGQNVVVVEDLISTGNSSLNAVRALKQAGVNVKGMIAIFTYGFDVAAKNFAEENILLQTLSNYDSLLEQALDTNYISEKELQTLSEWNTNPSEWNAN, via the coding sequence ATGATATTTAATAAACACACCGCAAGAAAAACAGCTGAAGTTTTATTGCAAGTTAACGCTATAAAGCTTAGCCCAAAGGAGCCCTTTACTTGGGCTTCTGGATGGAAGTCACCTATTTATTGTGACAACCGTATTGTATTATCGTTTCCACCAATTCGAAATTACATACGAGAGACCATGGCAAAACAAATTGAAAAGCAATATGGAAAACCAGATGTTATAGCAGGTGTTGCTACCGGAGCTATTGGCATTGGGATGCTTGTTGCAGAATATATGGGATTACCTTTTATTTATGTTAGACCAGATGCCAAAGGCCATGGAAGAAAAAACCAAATTGAAGGTTTTCTTGAAAGTGGACAAAATGTGGTAGTGGTTGAAGATTTAATTAGTACAGGAAATAGCAGCTTAAATGCCGTGCGAGCTTTAAAACAAGCCGGTGTTAATGTAAAAGGCATGATAGCAATTTTTACCTATGGTTTTGATGTAGCTGCTAAAAATTTTGCCGAAGAAAATATTTTGCTTCAAACCTTAAGTAACTACGATAGTTTATTAGAACAGGCTTTAGATACTAATTACATTTCTGAGAAAGAATTGCAAACCTTATCGGAATGGAATACAAACCCAAGCGAATGGAACGCTAATTGA
- a CDS encoding SRPBCC family protein, whose amino-acid sequence MNLESPTINVSKSPEEVFNFLADVKNFEALMPENISKFEVLSEDTFIFALKGMPEITLKKKELIPPNKIVLGAAGGKIDFSLVGEITQKEDATSDVQLKFNGDFNPMMAMMIKGPITKFIETLANSIPKAI is encoded by the coding sequence ATGAATTTAGAATCACCAACCATAAACGTAAGTAAATCTCCTGAAGAAGTTTTTAATTTTTTAGCCGATGTTAAAAATTTTGAAGCTTTAATGCCCGAAAACATTAGCAAATTTGAAGTGCTTAGTGAAGATACATTCATTTTTGCCTTGAAAGGAATGCCAGAGATTACATTAAAAAAGAAGGAATTAATACCGCCTAATAAAATTGTTCTTGGTGCTGCAGGAGGAAAAATTGACTTTTCGTTAGTTGGCGAAATTACTCAGAAAGAAGATGCTACAAGTGATGTTCAACTAAAATTTAATGGTGATTTCAACCCTATGATGGCGATGATGATTAAAGGCCCCATTACCAAATTTATAGAAACACTTGCTAACAGCATTCCAAAAGCTATTTAA